A part of Tigriopus californicus strain San Diego chromosome 10, Tcal_SD_v2.1, whole genome shotgun sequence genomic DNA contains:
- the LOC131887934 gene encoding succinate--hydroxymethylglutarate CoA-transferase-like, whose product MFKRTFHICRAHIHSTRSFSSNASDQLPLSGIRVLDLSRVLAGPYCTMILGDLGAEIVKIEHPMRGCDTRAWGPPFVGSNDADKESCYFLSVNRNKKSVGINIKDPEGRDLVAALARQSDVLVENYLPGKLSQMGLGYDDLKDIAPNLIYCSITGFGVDGPYSNRAGYDVIAASIGGLLHITGEPNGPPCKVGVALTDVCTGLYAHGAIMAALLARAKSGRGQKIDCNLLATQVSTLVNLSSSYLNGGIEAQRQGTAHASIVPYQSFQTKDGYMTIGCGNDHQFQEFCQKIGLPQVCLEDKYQSNELRVHNREELIELLTTKMGEKTNEEWTSTFDGAGFPYGPVNNLSQVFADPQVKHLGLEQTVSHPKVGEIKQVGPPVKFSASSNRIQFAPPVLGSHTREVLADLLNLDEERLNELSRKGVINP is encoded by the exons ATGTTCAAAAGAACTTTCCACATCTGTCGGGCTCACATTCACAGTACTCGAAGCTTCTCTTCTAATGCCAGTGACCAACTACCATTATCAGGGATTCGTGTTCTCGATTTATCACGAGTGTTGGCTGGTCCGTATTGCACCATGATTTTGGGTGATTTGGGTGCGGAAATTGTTAAGATTGAGCATCCAATGCGAGGTTGTGACACCCGAGCGTGGGGACCGCCTTTCGTCGGATCGAACGACGCAGACAAAGAGAGCTGCTACTTTCTTTCGGTCAACAGAAACAAGAAAAGTGTGGGCATCAATATTAAGGATCCTGAAGGTAG AGATCTGGTTGCAGCATTGGCTCGACAAAGTGATGTGTTGGTGGAAAATTATCTTCCCGGCAAACTTAGTCAAATGGGCCTAGGCTATGATGACTTGAAAGACATTGCACCCAATCTTATTTATTGCTCTATCACGGGATTTGGAGTTGATGGGCCATATTCCAACAGAGCTGGATACGATGTCATCGCTGCTTCCATTG GGGGTCTCCTTCACATCACTGGTGAGCCCAACGGCCCTCCGTGCAAGGTGGGCGTGGCTCTGACCGATGTTTGTACCGGATTGTATGCTCATGGCGCGATAATGGCAGCTCTGCTGGCTCGAGCTAAAAGCGGACGGGGACAAAAGATTGATTGTAATCTATTGGCTACCCAAGTGAGCACGTTGGTTAACCTGTCATCCAGTTATCTTAATGGCGGAATCGAAGCCCAACGTCAAGGCACAGCCCATGCCAGCATTGTCCCATATCAGAGTTTCCAGACCAAGGACGGATATATGACCATCGGATGCGGCAATGACCACCAATTCCAGGAATTCTGTCAG AAAATTGGACTCCCTCAAGTTTGCCTTGAGGACAAGTATCAATCAAACGAATTGCGTGTCCACAACAGAGAAGAACTCATTGAGCTCCTCACGACCAAAATGGGTGAAAAGACCAATGAGGAATGGACATCGACCTTCGACGGAGCCGGGTTCCCGTATGGGCCTGTTAACAACTTGTCCCAAGTGTTTGCCGATCCTCAAGTGAAGCATTTGGGTCTGGAACAGACTGTAAGCCATCCCAAGGTTGGAGAGATCAAGCAAGTGGGTCCGCCAGTCAAATTCTCGGCCTCTTCCAACCGCATTCAGTTCGCTCCGCCTGTTTTGGGATCGCACACAAGGGAGGTTTTGGCTGACTTGCTTAACCTAGATGAAGAAAGATTGAATGAACTGTCACGCAAGGGAGTCATAAATCCTTAA